The following proteins come from a genomic window of Panicum hallii strain FIL2 chromosome 8, PHallii_v3.1, whole genome shotgun sequence:
- the LOC112903591 gene encoding uncharacterized protein LOC112903591 produces MVSCKGENTVGNSTASAKLQREQSNEAIHEGRRRGPISSAVAGAQLQPPEAPAPAALARVVHAWPASALEPSHASARPRHLAPAPPAWILRLAEPHARSRARARASPAHTCSLAVSRAEPEPQPPPEATPRTGSPTARALRPVAASSRLRAACHAGALGRAAWGPRRTAPVPVRCA; encoded by the coding sequence ATGGTCAGCTGCAAGGGGGAGAACACGGTCGGCAACAGCACGGCAAGTGCAAAGCTCCAGCGTGAGCAATCCAACGAGGCAATCCACGAAGGACGGCGACGCGGGCCCATCTCCAGTGCCGTCGCAGGCGCGCAGCTGCAGCCACCTGAGGCTCCCGCACctgccgcgctcgcgcgcgtcgTGCACGCCTGGCCTGCCTCTGCGCTCGAGCCGAGCCacgcctccgctcgcccgcgccaccttgctccagcgccgcccgcctggATCCTGCGCCTGGCCGAGCCGCACGCTCgctcgcgcgcacgcgcccgagCCTCGCCTGCCCACACCTGCTCGCTCGCCGTCAGCCGCGCCGAGCctgagccgcagccgccgcctgaAGCCACACCCCGCACCGGCTCGCCTACTGCCCGCGCGCTCCGCCCAGTCGCCGCCAGCTCGCGCTTGCGCGCCGCCTGCCACGCCGGCGCCCTTGGCCGCGCCGCTTGGGGCCCACGCCGGACTGCCCCCGTGCCTGTGCGCTGCGCCTGA